In one window of Astyanax mexicanus isolate ESR-SI-001 chromosome 18, AstMex3_surface, whole genome shotgun sequence DNA:
- the flot2b gene encoding flotillin-2b: MGSCLTVGPNEALVVSGGCTGSDEKIYVVGGWAWAWWCLTDTQRITLEIMTLQPKCESVETAEGVAITVTGVAQVKVMTDKDLLAIACEQFLGKSVMEIKGVVLQTLEGHLRSILGTLTVEQIYQDRDKFAQLVREVAAPDVGRMGIEILSFTIKDVYDKLDYLSSLGKTQTAAVQRDADIGVAEAERDAGIKEAECKKEMMDVTFLADTKMANSKRELDLQKAAFNQEVNSKKAEAQLAYELQAAKEQQKIRLEEIEIEVVQRKKQIVIEDKEINRTEKELIAIVKRPAEAEAYKMLQLAEGQKIKKVLTAQAEAEKIRKIGEAEAKSIEAVGKAEAEKMRLKADAYQQYGEAAKTALVLEALPKIAAKVSAPLARTNEIVILSGEGSRVTGEVNRLLAELPVSVNALTGVDLTKIPLLQKMTNAEA; the protein is encoded by the exons AATTACACTTGAGATTATGACTCTACAACCCAAATGTGAAAGTGTGGAAACGGCTGAAGGAGTGGCCATTACAGTCACAGGGGTCGCTCAG GTGAAGGTTATGACTGACAAGGACCTGCTGGCGATCGCTTGTGAGCAGTTTTTGGGTAAATCTGTTATGGAAATCAAAGGTGTGGTGCTGCAAACCTTGGAAGGCCATTTGCGCTCCATTTTAG GTACTCTGACAGTGGAGCAGATCTACCAGGACCGGGATAAGTTTGCCCAGTTGGTGCGTGAGGTGGCCGCCCCCGACGTCGGCCGCATGGGCATCGAAATCCTCAGCTTCACTATTAAA GATGTTTATGATAAGCTGGACTATCTGAGCTCTCTGGGGAAGACGCAGACGGCCGCGGTGCAGAGGGACGCAGACATCGGCGTGGCCGAGGCAGAACGGGATGCTGGGATAAAA GAAGCGGAGTGCAAGAAGGAAATGATGGATGTCACGTTCTTGGCTGACACCAAAATGGCCAACTCTAAACGGGAGCTGGATCTCCAGAAAGCTGCCTTCAACCAGGAAGTCAACAGCAAG AAAGCGGAGGCTCAGCTGGCGTACGAGCTACAAGCAGCTaaggagcagcagaagatccgTCTGGAGGAGATTGAGATTGAAGTGGTGCAGAGGAAGAAGCAAATCGTCATCGAGGATAAGGAAATCAATAGGACGGAGAAGGAGCTGATCGCTATAGTCAAGCGGCCCGCCGAGGCCGAGGCGTACAAGATGCTGCAGCTGGCTGAGGGCCAGAA GATAAAGAAGGTGCTGACCGCACAGGCCGAAGCGGAGAAGATCCGGAAGATCGGCGAGGCGGAGGCTAAGTCTATTGAGGCGGTGGGCAAGGCCGAGGCAGAGAAGATGAGGCTGAAGGCCGATGCCTACCAGCAGTACGGAGAGGCTGCCAAGACTGCGCTGGTACTGGAAGCGCTGCCAAAG ATTGCTGCAAAGGTGTCTGCTCCTCTGGCCAGGACCAATGAGATTGTGATTCTGAGTGGAGAGGGTAGCCGAGTGACGGGTGAGGTGAACCGTCTGCTGGCTGAATTACCGGTGTCTGTCAACGCTCTCACAGGCGTGGATCTCACAAAG ATCCCTCTGCTACAGAAGATGACCAACGCGGAAGCTTGA